accgcacacatcggtatgtatgatttccaataagttggttgctcgctccattgttccggagaacggagtcttggtcattttacccatgaggcatggttcgcacgtgtcaaatgattcgtaatcaagagactccaaaagtccatctgcatggagcttcttcatgcgcttgacaccaatgtgaccaaggcggcagtgccacaagtatgtgggactatcgttatcaactttacatcttttggtattcacactatgaatatgtgtaacatcacgttcgagattcatcaaaaataaaccattgaccagcggggcatgaccataaaacatatctctcaaataaatagaacaaccattattctcggatttaaatgagtagccatctcgaattaaacgagatccagatacaatgttcatgctcaaagctggcactaaataacaattattgaggtttaaaactaatcccgtgggtagatgcagaggtagcgtgccgacggcgatcacatcgaccttggaaccattcccgacccgcatcgtcacctcgtccttctccAGTCtacgtttattccgtagttcctgttttgagttacaaatatgagcaaccgcaccggtatcaaatacccaggagctactacgagtactggtaaggtacacatcaattacatgtatatcacatatacctttggcgttgccggccttcttgtccgctaagtacttggggcagttccgcttccagtgaccacttcccttgcaataaaagcactcagtttcaggcttgggtccattctttgacttcttcccagtaactggcttaccgggcgcggcaactcccttgccgtccttcttgaagttcttcttacccttgcccttcttgaacttagtggttttattcaccatcaacacttgatgttttttctgatctttacctccgctgatttcagcattgaatatatctcagaaatggtcttttccatctcctgcatattgaagttcatcacaaagctcttgtagcttggtggaagcgactggaggattctgtcaatgaccgcgtcatccgggagattaactcccagctgagtcaagcggttgtgcaacccagacattctgagtatatgctcacttacagaactattttcctccattttacagctgaagaacttgtcggagacttcatatctctcgacctgggcatgagcttgaaaaaccagtttcagctcctcgaacatctcatatgctccatgtttctcaaaacgcttttggagacccggttctaagctgtaaagcatgccgcactgaacgagggagtaatcatcagcacgctgctgccaagcgttcataacgtcttggttctctgggattggtgcttcacctagcggtgcttctaagacataatctttcttggctactatgaggatgatcctcaggttccggacccagtccgtatagttgctgccatcatctttcagcttggttttctctaggaacgcgttgaaattgaggacaacgttggccatttgatctacaagacatagcgtaaagattttagactaagttcatgataattaagttcatataatcaaattatttaatgaactcccactcagatagacatccctctagtcatctaagtgaaacatgatccgagttaactaggtcgtgtccgatcatcacgtgagacggactagtcaagatcagtgaacatctccatgttgatcgtatcttctatacgactcatgctcgacctttcggtcctccgtgttccgaggccatgtctgtacatgctaggctcgtcaagtcaacctaagtgtattgcgtgtgttccgaggccatgtctgtacatgctaggctcgtcaacacccgttgtattcgaacgttagaatctatcacacccgatcatcacgtggtgcttcgaaacaacaaaccttcgcaacggtgcccAAGGCTGAGATACTagtgccctccctcccccctttatataggccccctgggagggggggcgccggccaaaccccatctcgatggggggggcggcggccaagggggtgccttgccccccaaggcaagtggggcgccccccaccctagggtttccaaccctaggcacaggggggaggcccatgggggggcgcccagcccactaggggctggttcccttcccacttcagcccacggggccctccgggacaggtggccccacccggtggacccccgggacccttccggtggtcccggtacaataccggtaacccccgaaactttcccggtggccgaaactcgacttcctatatataattcttcacctccggaccattccggaactcctcgtgacgtccgggatctcatccgcgactccgaacaactttcgggtttccgcatacacatatctctacaaccctagcgtcaccgaaccttaagtgtgtagaccctacgggttcgggagacatgcagacatgaccgagacgcctctccggtcaataaccaacagcgggatctggatacccatgttggctcccacatgttccacgatgatctcatcggatgaaccacgatgtcgaggattcaattaatcccgtatgcaattccctttgtcaatcggtatgttacttgcccgagattcgatcgtcggtatcccaataccttgttcaatctcgttaccggcaagtctctttactcgcaccgtaatgcatgatcccgtgactaacgccttagtcacattgagctcattatgatgatgcattaccgagtgggcccagagatacctctccgtcacacggagtgacaaatcccagtctcgatccgtgccaacccaacagacactttcggagatacccgtagtgcacctttatagtcacccagttacgttgtgacatttggcacacccaaagcactcctacggtatccgggatttgcacgatctcatggtctaaggaaaagatacttgtcattggaaaagctctagcaaacgaaactacacgatcttttatgctatgcttaggattgggtcttgtccatcacatcattctcctaatgatgtgatcccgttatcaatgacatccaatgtccatagtcaggaaaccatgactatctgttgatcaacgagctagtcaactagaggcttactagggacacgttgtggtctatgtattaacacatgtattacgatttccggacaatacaattatagcatgaacaatagacaattaccatgaacaaagaaatataataataaccatttattattgcctctagggcatatttccaacagaagggtccacgaagaagcaaacttgtttatcccaccatggccatcgcccacgaaggacttgcctcactagggcagatgttcacgaagtaggagatctccttgcccgtagAAACTccttgttcaactccacaatcttgacggaggctcccaagtaacacctaaccaatctaggagataccactctacaaaaggtaatagatggtgtgttgatgatgaactccttgctcttgtgcttcaaatgatagtctcccaacactcaattctctctcacagatttggatttggtggaaagatgatttgagtgaaagcaagttggagaaggctagagatcaagatttatgtggttggaatggaatatcttgacctcaacacatgagtaggcggttctctctcagaaaatgtatgctggatgtgtaggcatcttctgatggctctcctcacgaatgaagtgtaggtggaggggtatatatagcctccacacaaaatctaaccgttacacacaaatcactaacctcggtgggaccgaataatgaaactcggtcagaccgatttagttataaatgtgaacgttaggatattcggtgggactgacatgtcaaatcggtgggaccgatttcattagggttagggcataacgtaatctcggtgagaccgattttggtaataagctaaccagagagttggtcaggcaaactcggtgagaccgattacaaatctcggtaagaccgaaattattgcaacatgcaacagagagtttgcaagcccatctcggtgagaccgagatcccatcggtgagaccgaagtgactacggtttgtggcagtggctatgtcaagtgaactcggtttcgccggatagaatgttttggtggggccgagtttgacttttggtttgggacatatgtgaatataataaagtggttgagggttttggagcttctcactaagcactttgagcaagcaagccattaagcaacacctcatccccttttaatagtattggctttcctatggacttaatgtgttcttggatcactaaaagtaaaatgtagagttttgagcttttgagcttgagccaatcctttgtccttagcacctTGAAGGGGTTGCACATCCTCTTctccacgccactccatctgttgaacttgtctgaaatattctagataaaaacattagtccaacatgagatatgttgacattaattaccaaaaccgcctagggagcacttgtgctttcagcatgcaccgcagctagttcaagaactcaagaacactcaaatatacgccgaaagcaggactagggtattacacatccttgcggcccgaacctcggtaaaatcTCCTCGTACTGACCTTCTAGACCTGCCCTTTGCACAgctccgcgcccgccaaccatagaagtgATCCttgtggtcccataggtgtcgtttcctcgACAAAATATATTTAACTATTTACATTTTTGATATTTGTTTATATATGTGTCAACGGGAAATATGCATGCTACTTATTACATTGCATAGTGTCAGTTTATATGTGTCCAATGTATCTACGCACCTTGTTTGGGTACATTGAATTACCACCGTACACAGATAGACCGTCGGACATGCCAGTACTAGAAATCAACCCGGCATATGCTTTTACAATCCAAGAGTAAAAGGATAGAAAACATTGTACAAAAGAGTTATTTATTGATCTATGCAGCTTTACAACGTCGACTTACAAGGCTCCAAGTCTCGATAATGTATTGAGGTCAGAGCAGTCACTACAAAAatagacacatctgtgacattatgGCCCGAACGAAATTTGTTCTGCCATGGAAGtggcacttccatgatgataattgtgacaaaaacacatatcatcataaatgtacggggcttttaagatctagaggggggaaaatggaaaaagtttcaaacttactagtggcgcaccatttgctaggtgcgccactagtaacagaaaaaaaattggtttcgaatttttttttcgatttttttttcaaaatatgatacgtaatatgacagggaagtttgaaatattttttcaaaatttcatcacactcatgaacatgaacaaagtcctagacatcaacaaggtttaataggattgatatgatatatatcaacaagtgcctatgAAGTGAGCTGgtgttggggttggatagaactgcgaagttaagcatgctcgggctggagtagtgtgaggatgggtgaccttccgggaagtttgaccacggagtgcgatttgacttgagattaagccatagtgacccgagattaagaaaaaaaatcaaaaaaaatgaaaaagaaatttcaaaaaaaaattgaaaaaaaattgttagtaatggcgcacttctatgtggtgcgccattactaagtcagatagtaatggcgcaccagataggcatagtaatggcgcactataggtgcgccattacaatctgggatactaatggcgtaataatagtggcgcacctatagtgcgccattaatggccaaaacaggtgccccactaattagccttttcctagtagtgatcgcAATCGTTTTgaaccttttttgacggtttttacaccaccgtttgagattatggcatcgcacatagtttcgtcgaagggtctctgatcgtagtgtcgcgtttggaccatcctgcagtagtgacacaTGACaccctagaagatcatccatcttcgGCACCCTCTTGTGTACGCGATGGTTCACTATTGTTGATTATGATGAGGCCCAAAGATAGTTAGCATATCGTCGACAGCTAGAGCCGAGCCCCAATTACGGCACGTGCGACCGCACTAGACGATTACAGTCGTTAACGCCAGCTGCTAGAATTCAAGTGAGCCAACGGCCTCTATTTTTGCCGCGGGGACATATTTTTTGCGTGAACACGAGTGCATGCCTGACGACAGCACTTGCGAAGATGACAGACTACTACACCGAGATTCGGGAAGTTCGAGCTGACAGCGAGGAACACCATGTTTTGTATTCTCTTGTTTTTGCACTTTCCAGGAGAATAATTTTTCGGTGACAAAAAAACTGAGAAAAAATAAGTCACTTATTTTCAACTCTAGAAGGTCCCAAGAAGGGGAGAGGTGGAATGGTGCCCATCTGCACCTTGTGCTCCCAACTCACAACCAGGGTGGCGTGACCAGGGCCACTTGGAcgccatgggcacccctccaccgcctCCATGTTCCCCTAACATTATACACTCCTTAAGCTTGTATATATAGAGGCATAAACATGGATGCCAGAAAAATGTACTATATATATCAAAATGAACTACTTCCACTCTACACACAAATACCATCACCTCTTATAAACTCGTGTTTGTAAAACATGGATACAAAAACTATTACAAGCTGGATGATAAAACAAGGTACAAAAACAAAGGATGAAATAGGGATATGTGGGCTGAAGCAAGAGCTTATAATGGAGTTGGAGGAGTAGAATGGATATCTTTCCTCTTTTGCCACTTCACTATTTGGTGGTAGTGTGCCTTGTACCCTGAGTATGCCATGGTACTTATAAAGGGGCAAAGGGGAGGCATATCCCATGGCCAGCCAATTTGCACTTCCTTCAAGATGCAAAAAACCTCCACTCTCTGCTCACATAAATATGGCAAATGAATATTGGGATATTATTTATATATACATTAATGATGCACATCTTCATAAAAGCCATATTGGTGACTTATGTGACGACAAAGGGATGTGTTGGGTAGCACAAGAGAATGGATGTAGAATTAGGGAAGGCTGATGGGACAAAGGGCAACGACGATGTAGAGGATCATGTGTGAGAGGTGCTCAGGGAAGGAGGGAGGGATAAGTAGGATTataaatatttagaaatgaaaaTATATTACAAAATTATTTGAGGAGGTTTATAAATGCAATGACGTACTTCAGAGTATTGTGTTAAAAATCAATGTCTCGCGAAATGTTAAAACAATCTCAAGTAGCTTTGAGCCTCTCTCCGACAAATTATGCAAAACATACCATCGATTATAGTTGGCAAATAAATTATGTAACTATTTCTTTCTGGTATTTGTTTGTAAAAGTGACAATGGACAAATATGCATCCTATTGCGCCATATTTATATTGGTGCCGATCAAGCAATATATCAATGCCATGGAATCAAGGATAGCGTCTCATGTTCTTCAAGCTTAGAACGAACAAACTTTAACATTAATGTTTCAAAATTAAACAACACAATGAAACTAAACAACACGACAATGCATACATAAGAAAACATAGTTCCATGAGCAGAAAAGTATTTCATCCATCGCTCAAGGAAGTTCGAATGTGCTAGACCATGGTGTTCTTCTTCTTGTTGACGACTTCCTTAATTACGGACTCGAGATCCTGAACCTTGATAGGCTTGGGCACAAAAATATCAGCACCAGCACTTATGAACACCTCCATGGCATCGTCATCAGCTGACATCCCAACAATCTTCACATCACTTTCCCCCATAGCACGGATCTTTACAACTGCCTGTTAAGAAACACAACAAGTGAATTTTTAGTTTATTTGCAAACTTAAAACAAGGACTTATGTTCAAATCAATACATTTCTAAAAATTGTAAATAAATTGAAAATCCAAAGGGAAAGCTAAGCACCTCAGGACCAGTCATGATGGGCATGTCCTTATCGCAAAAAATAATGTCAAACTTCTTCCCCTTGAGGAATAGGTCAACTGCTTCTTTTCCATTCACGGCGAGAGTAATCTCACATTGATAATTGCGTAACTTCTGCGAGAGGACCATCCATTGAACTGTGTTGTCCTCAACAACTAGTACCTTCATAGAGGAGGATCCTTGGGCCTTGGATGCCATGATCAGCTAAGTGAATTTGAAAATAGATAAAGAAATTAGTTATTCCCTTACACACTCATGCCAAATACACGCAAGGAGATTGTTATTCTTGAAAAGAGTCAATAGAAAAAATGTAATATTAATTAGTGACATCATAGTTTCACTAATATAGAATTCCCAAAACATGATCAAAAAGTAATAGAAGAAATCTGGTACCTTCCATCCTATAGATTGATGATTGTTATATGCATGATTAATTTTGCATGTTTCCATTTATGAAATCATGTAGGTCCAGAAAATAAACCATAAATAATGGCAACACGTATATATAGAGGCAT
This window of the Triticum aestivum cultivar Chinese Spring chromosome 5D, IWGSC CS RefSeq v2.1, whole genome shotgun sequence genome carries:
- the LOC123125833 gene encoding two-component response regulator ORR42-like, whose protein sequence is MASKAQGSSSMKVLVVEDNTVQWMVLSQKLRNYQCEITLAVNGKEAVDLFLKGKKFDIIFCDKDMPIMTGPEAVVKIRAMGESDVKIVGMSADDDAMEVFISAGADIFVPKPIKVQDLESVIKEVVNKKKNTMV